TAGTAATGCTAACAGTGGGTACAGCAATTACTCTTGGTGTAGTGACTAGTCTAGGCAAGGATGAGATAGAGGTGAAGCTCCGCCGGCCAGTAGCAGCCTGGGAGGGTGCCCGGGTAGCGATATCGAGGCAGGTTCTAGGACGCTGGAGGCTGGTTGGATGGGGTATAGTAAAAGGCTAAAACGCGTAGTCTACGACACAAGCATCCTTATGCTCCTCTACGACGGTGTGGATGTTTTTGAGGAAAGCGCGTCGCTCCTTCTATCTAGTCCCGAGTGTATCATTCCAAGCCAGGTTGTGGAGGAGCTCAGGAGGCTCGCAGAGAGGGCTAGCTCGATACACCGTAGAAGAGCAGCACGTCTAGCGCTAGAGGCAATAGAGAGGAAGAAGTGTCGAATAGTGGATATTGAGGCGGACAATACAGATGATGCTATAATATCCATAGTTGTGAATGATCCAGAGGCTATTGTAGCTACAGCGGATAACGAGCTACGGCGACGGCTAAGGGAGATGGGTCTCCCTAACATATACTACCGTAGATCGCGACATGGACTAATGCTTGAAGGCGCTTAGCTATAGTTAATAAACATGTTGCTATACTGTTATTAGCTGAGAGGCGGTCACACTTAATACTTCCCAGCTTCTAGGCTTGGGCTTGGCGCTCTTAAAGGGTAGTGTAGCAACGCTGAGGCCGCCCGAGGGTGACAACTTGTACATGATTTACCGGGTTAGAGACACGGTTCGGATACCGCCGAGTCTATTCGGCAAACCTCTTGAAGAGGCTGCGCTGCAAGTGCTCACAGAGAAGTATGTTGGGTACGTCCATCCTGATATGGGGATAATAGTGGCTATATTCGATGTCAAGGTTAAAGAGGAGGGGCGGATAATACCCGGCGATGGCGCTACTTATCACGAATCCGAGTATAGTGTACTTGCGTTTAGGCCTCAAGTGAAGGAGGTCGTTGAAGGTATAGTGGTTAACGCGCAGCAATACGGATTATGGGTAAACCTTGGCCCTGTTGAGGGCTTTGCACATGTGACACAGCTCATGGATGATCGTGTAGTGTTTGATCCTCAGCGTAGAGCGCTCATAGGAGAGCGTAGTAGGCGTATAGTAGAGATCGGTGATGTTGTAAGGGCAAGGGTAGTATCGGTGTCAATACCTTCAGAGCCAACAATGAGGCCGAGGATACAGCTTACACTAAGACAGCCCTATCTCGGTAAGCCAGAGTGGTACCAAAAAACCAAGCAAGAGTCCAGCTGAAAGGTAATAAGCCTGGTTAACAATGTTTTCGATCTTGTCGTGAGTCTCGCAGCCCTCTAGACTATCAAGGAAAAATCATACCCATTCGCACTGTATCTTTAGTACCTCTGCCTCGTATAATGTTAACACAATATGATGGAGGCGAAGTAACCGTGTCTGCAAGGAGAGTCAAAGTACCACCCTTCAAAGCATGTAGGAAGTGCAAAAGCCTAGTGCCGCGGGAGGCCACTCGGTGCCCAGTTTGTGGCTCTACGGATATATCTGAAGATTGGGAGGGAACACTCGTAGTCATAAACCCGGAGATGTCGCTCATAGCAAAAAGGCTTGAGATAAACCGGCCTGGAAGATACGCAATAAAGGTACGGTAAGGTAGTAATAGGCTAGCAATATGGAGTTGAAAGTTTGGTAGGCTCTCGGGTGTTTTATACCATGGGTGTGCTGGGCTCCATTTTCTGTATGCCAGAGGAGCTTAGACCTCTTCTCGCGTCACGTGCGCCGCGCAGCATGCTAGTTCCTAGTCTTAACTATGTAGAGTCAATGCTAAGGTATGCTAGGCTAATAGTTGTAGGTGATAGAGTTACGAGAGACGCCCTAAGCCTAGGCTTAAGACCGGTACTCGCTGTATACGATTGCACGGAAATGCGCTACAATGTAGAGTGCCCAGAACTGCCAAGGGACTATCGCCGGGTCCATGTAGCTAATCCACGTTCATCGATATCCTTAGAGGCGCTTAACGCTATTCGTGACGGTATCCGCTCGGGACGTTATACTGCTATCCAGGTCAAGGGTGAGGAGGATCTACTAGCCATACCGGCCATCCTGTACGCCGATGTGGACTCTATAGTGGTTTATGGGCAGCCCTCGCGTGGCGTCCTACTAGTTCATGTAGACTGGTATGTTAAGAGGCTAGCCTGGAGCTTGCTGCGCATGTTCCAACCATGTGATGTGCCGCTGGAAAAGGCTAAAGAATAAACCCGGGAGGTCTGCTGCTCTGCACGGGGCTAGATAGTAGAGGGTATTGCGAGGTGGCGGTAGTGTCTCAGCCAAGTACGCCTATGGATGTGATTGAGCTACTAAGACCTAAGGATGGGAAAAAGCTTGAGGTAGACCTAGGCGAGGGCTACGAGGTCTACGCGGTAAAGGACTGGTATAACCCGCTGATAAAGCGCCGTGAGCTAGACGTAATAATACTCCACGTGGGTAAGCCTACTCCGAGCCGCATGAAGCTCCGCTATGCCTTCTCCAAGGCTCTAGGTGTTGACATCAAGAGGCTCTACATCAGGAAGGTCCTAAGCGAGTACGGTGTTGGGAGGACAAAGGCCGAGATACACGTATATGACACTCCAGAGCGTGCGCTACAGTTCGAGCCTAAGTACATTATAGAGCGTAACAAGCTGCCAGAGGAAGAGGAAGAAGAGTAAACCCTCCCATAACATGGTCGTAGCGGGGTGAGCCGGTATGGCGAAGGAGGGGCTTAAGCTCTACGTGCACAAGCTATACGAGTACGACTATAACACTGGTACAATAAAGCGAAAGAACAAGATATGCCCACGATGCGGCAGCTTCATGGCGTTCCACAAGAAGCCGGTGCCGAGGTGGCATTGTGGTAAATGTGGCCACACAGAGTTCGTCAGAGAAGCTAAGGGGTGACCCCAGCAAGCTATACCACGGGCTAGACTGGAGCCGCGAAACCTATGTTCTCGGCATCGAGTCTACGGCTCACACTTTTGGCGTAGGTATAGCCTCTACAAGACCGCCCTACATTCTGGCTAATGTCCGCGACGTATACCGCCCAGAGAAGGGTGGTATACACCCTAGAGAGGCGGCTAGCCACCACGCCAGGGTCGCACCTAGAGTCCTCTCCGAGGCTTTGCGACAGGCAGGCCTCAGTATAGGCGATATAGACGCTATAGCCGTAGCTCTTGGGCCAGGGCTCGGCCCGGCGCTCCGAGTAGGCGCTACGATAGCCCGTGGGCTTGCCGCATACTACTCGAAACCACTTGTGCCGGTAAACCATGCACTAGCCCACATAGAGATAGGGAGACTTGCTACAGGGCTCAAAGACCCGCTAGTCCTCTACGTCTCTGGAGGAAATACGATGGTGGCGGCTTTCGCTAAGAAGCGCTACCGCGTCTTCGGCGAGACGCTTGACATAGCTCTAGGCAATCTCCTAGATACGTTTGCGAGGGATGCAGGCCTCGCACCGCCATACATAGTAGAAGGGCTCCATGTTGTGGACCGGTGTGCTCAGGAGGCGGAAAAGCCGGCAGACCTCCCCTACGTCGTCAAGGGGATGGATGTATCGTTCTCTGGACTCCTAACAGCTGCCCTCCGGATGTGGAAGAGCCGAGCGGCTGAGCGTCCCTCCATATGCCTTGGACTACGGGAAGTAGCCTACGGAGCAGCTGTAGAGGTAGCAGAGAGAGGGCTAGCCCATACGAGAAAGAAGAGCATCCTGGTCACGGGCGGTGTTGCAGCTAGCCCTGTGCTCCGGAGCAAAATAGAAGACATGGCTAGGTATCATGGTGCGCTGGCTGGGTATCCACCTCTACCCCTAGCGGGAGACAATGGAGCCATGATAGCGTGGGTCGGCCTCCTAAACTTTCTAGCAGGTATAACAATTAGGCCCGAGGAAGCTGTGGTGAAGCAGCGTTGGAGGCTCGACAGCGTGGAGGTACCGTGGCGCTAGAGGGCCTCGAAGAGCTAGGCGAGCCTCAGTACAAGGGCGCGGAAGCCTACGTCTACATAGTGGAGTGGCTAGGCAAGAAAGCTGTACTCAAGCTACGAGTACCCAAGACATACCGCCACTATCTTCTGGACAAGAGGCTCCGATGGCGCCGGACAATCAACGAGGCAAGAACAGTCCTTGCTGCACTGGAGCTGGGCGTGAATGCTCCAGCAATATACTATGTCAACCCTGTAGCCGGAGTAATAGTTATGGAGTATATCGATGCCCCTAGCCTCTACGAGATTATAGAAGCCAAACCCGAGGCAGCTAAAGAGTATGCACGACGCCTAGGCGAAGCCGTGGGGATTCTTCACGAGACTGGTATAAGCCATGGCGACTTGACTACAAGTAATGTACTCGTAAAAGATGGTGAGGTATACCTTATAGACTTTGGGCTAGCATCGCTGAAGAGTAGTGAGCGCGAGCAAGCTGTCGATGTCCACTTGTACATGCGTAGCCTCGAGTCAACGCATCCTGAACACGTGGATAGCTTGCTCGAAGCCTTCCTAGAGGGCTATAGCTCTACACGGGGGAGTTCATGGACAGAGAAGATTATGCAGCTAGTACGTGAGATAAGGCTTATGGGTAGATACCGGGAGGAGAGGCGGACAGCATGGCGCCAGGAAGAGTGATTTACGTTGCGACTTCAAACATGCATAAGGTAGAGGAGATAAACGCTGTCCTCCAAGAATGTGGATATCGCGTTGAGCCTATAGATGCGCCTAAGCTGGAGATACAGGGAGATCTAAAGCGCGTAGCCCTCTATGCAGCAGCGACCGCCTACAGTATAGTCGGGAAGCCGGTCCTCGTAGAAGATGCCGGTCTCTTCATAGAGGCTCTTCGCGGATTCCCAGGGCCATACTCATCTTACGTCTACAAAACTATAGGTATTGATGGCATCCTGCGCTTGATGAAAGGTGTTGATAATAGGCGGGCATACTTCTACTCGGTAATAGCTCTCGCATATGGTGGTGGTTTAGCCTTATTCGAAGGCAGATGCGACGGATACATCGCCGATGGGCCTCGCGGTGACAAGGGCTTCGGGTTTGACCCCATATTCATACCTGAGGGAGACAATAGAACCTTTGCGGAGATGGATGTAGAGGAGAAGAATAAGTACTCTCACCGTGCCCGCGCGGCGCGTGCTCTATGTAGTTGGCTAGAGAGGAATCAACAAGTGCTAACCAGCTAGACCCGGCAGCGCTAATAGAGTTTATTAGGCCCGAGAAGCGCTCCCCGCCTCCATGGCCTAATCCGGGATCCCCCTGGGGAAGCCCCGGGAGTAGGGGCTTCCACAGCGGCTATGGCTCCTACTCGCCGGGAGAGGTGTAGAAGTTATGGCTGGTAAGAGGAGAAAGAAGGGTAGATCACATTCCACAAGGCCTGCTAGCCCAACCGTGCCGAAGTGGGTGCAGTATGACCCAGAAGAGATTGAAGAGATAATCGTGGACCTAGCGAGGAAGGGCTACGGCCCCAGCATGATAGGCATTATTCTGAGAGACCAGTTCGGTATACCGTTGGTAAAGCCCATACTAGGCAAGACGATAGTCGAGGTCCTCGAGGAACACGGAATAAAGATGGTAGTTCCCGAAGACCTCTTCCGCCTAATAGAGAAGGCTGTAAACCTACGTCGCCACCTAGAGGAGCACCCCAAGGACACTCACGCCAAGAAAGGTCTATTGGACCTAGAGTCCAAGATACGCAGGCTAGCAGAGTACTACAAGAGGGTAGGGAAGCTGCCGAAGGACTGGCGCTACGACCCACAGCGCGCAAAGCTGCTAATAGCGGGCGGTCTCTACCAGGAGCAGTAAGCCCTCTAGGGCTACTTCAGTCTACACCTAAAGTTTCTCTTACAAGCCTCTGCTCCTTTGAGTCTATTATACTTTCTTACAGCCTCCTTGTAGAGGAGAAGGCAATTCTAGCCAGTCTTCAGCCCTGTATACGCTATGGGGATACTCTAGGTTGAGCCTTGACGAGGCGTTATCGAAGTTTGTTAACGAGAAAGAGGCTGCCCTCCTAAGGCCTTCGGCAAGTCAGATAGCTGCAGCTACGAAGGACTACGGCTACTTGGAGATATATGCCTACCCGTCGCTTGACGCGGCCCTAGCATCTGCTATAGCCGTGAACATATTTACACGGAACAATATCGAGTTCGTGCTGTACTTCACCCCAGTGCCACCCAGCGAAATAGATGCTCCCGCCCTCCTGCTCGGCTACCCCTCCTCCGTAGCACACGACGTAACACCTCGCAAGCCTTCAGCGCTCATAGGGCCGGGCGAGAAGCCACAGGGACTACTCCCCCTGGCCGTAACTAGTAGCCCTACTTCTAGCACAGCAAGCCTACTCGCAGGAGTACTATCCGAGATAACAATAGTGGGCTATCCAGCAGTATACAGTATCGTCGCAGCCTACTGGCGTGGCCTCGACGTAGGCAAGCGCGGCGAGTTTGTGGGCTTCGAGAACGGCATAATAGAGATGCTAAAGCTCGAAAACAAGGTGGAGGAACACTTTAACCTAAGACTATTCCGTTGGCTCTTCGAGCCTACTGAGGAGGCACTCTACTTGACCCTTGAACCCTTCATCCCAGGGATCAGCGGCAAACCGGAGGAGGCCCGCCGGCTCCTCGAATCCGATGCTAGGCTAACACAAGTGCTGGGCAAGACGATGGAAGAGGCCCCTGAGCAATCCGTAGCCGTGCTTGGAGAAAAGCTCTACACGATACTCAAAGAGGCGAGTAGTATACCCCGCAAGCCCTCCGAGCTAATAGGTGTCTCCTACTATAGCCGGCCAGCCCCACTAAAGGATCTAAGAGAGGCAGCCATAGTGCTAGCAGTGTACGGCGAGAAGCAAGGGCTCCCTTCTCTCTCGTCGCTGGGTGTCGCGGAGGAGCTTGTGGCTGGCGCAGCCTACTATAGGTACACGAAGCTATTCGACTCAATAGTTGAAACCGTAGAGGCTAATGCCGCCAAGAAGAGACCCCAAGTGCAGAGAAGCGGCCACTTCACTATAGCCCTCCTAGAGCGTGTGGGCGAGGCACCGCTCCTTCCTGTTGAGCGTATACTCCGCAGGCTAGGAGTTGTAAGGGAGCAGGAAGTAGCAGCATACCCCGTAGACAAGTCGAGCGTAGTAGTAGTATCTATGGAGAGTCTTCTTGACTACTACGGTATAGGAGTAGTAAGAGAAGCTATTGAGGCGAATTGTCTACGCTACATCGAGGGCGGGCTCCTTGGGGAGCTTAGGCTTGGCTGTCAACTCTGAGTTGTCTATACGTGTTAGTCTTCGGATACACAGTGTAGGCTGCAGCCTGGCTGAGGCTATAGCTGCCGCTATACGCCCCGATAACAAGACAGCACCTCCTTGGATGAATATAGTTGAGCGTGTTGAGGGAGACGACCTGGTCATAGAGGTTACAGCGCGCGTCGGAGAGGCGAAGAGGATAGGATCTATCAGGAATACTGTAGACGAGATTCTCGAATACCTATACTCTCTGCTCCGGAGCATAGAGGAGACTACTAAGACTTTAAAGCAGTCCGGAGACACGCACGGCGGTACCGGGGCAGTGGGTAATGAGCCGCAGACCCGGCGGGACTAGAGATAAGTGGCGTCTAAAGAAATGGTACGAAGTAATAGCACCACCAGTATTCGGGAATGTGAGCCTCGGCACTACCCCGGCCGACGACCCGCGTAAGCTAATTGGCAGAGTAATGGAGACAACCCTCTACGACATAACCGGCGACTTCTCGCTCGTGCATGTACACTTGTTCTTCCAGATAACCGATGTAGACGAGGAGAACCTCAAGGCATTCACCAGGTTTAAGGGCCACGAGCTAGCCCGCGACTACATGAAGAGCCTCATAAGGAGGAAGAGCAGCAAGGTTCAGGGTATATACAACGTGGTCACCAAGGATGGGTACGGTCTCCGTATAACTGGCGTTGTCCTCACAACATACCGGTGTAAGACAAGCCAGAAGAAAGCCATTAGGAAGATAATGGGTAACATAATAACTAAGCGTGCATCCGAGATGACACTAGACGAGCTCATAAAGGCGATGCTCTTTGGTCAGCTAGCTAACGAGATATTCGAAGAGGCAAAGAAGATATACCCACTACGTAAGGTCGAGATATACAAGTCAAAGCTGCTAACAGTGCCAGGTCCCGACGGTAAGCCACAGCCCGCAGTAGTAGTATCCCCGCTAATGTATGAGATACGTTAACGAGCTTGCCGGGATCCAGAGTTTGTTTTTACTATTAGACTATTCTCGTTGTGAAGATTGTTTATCCCGTCTATCCCACCCCGAGCAGAGGCCACACTAAACAATTTCTACCGTCTTTGCTCTCCGGAATTTGTGTAGCCAAGTTCTGCTAGGGCAAGCTGGAGCTTGTAGAGACGGCTAAGCAATAATAGAAAGAGGGTCTACGCAAGGCTGCTTCTTGCTTGGAGGGTCGGCTATTGGCTAGCCGCGAGTGTCAGCTGCTACTAGTCAAGACTATCCTCGGCATGGAGCGCGTAGCTGCCAGCTATATAGCCGAGATGGACCCTGATGCTCGCATAGAGCCTGCACCCCGGGGATTTAGAGGCTTAGTGCTCGTCGAGGCCTCCAAGGACAAGTATGAACTAGCCCGGGAGATCGAGGCTAAGGTGCCAGAGGTCGAAAAGGTAGTAGTCGCTGAGGCCTGCACGGAGGCCGATCCTGCTAAAATAGCTGAAACAGCAGCAGCTCTGGCTCCCCGCTTTATATCGAGCAATGAGACCTTCGCGGTAAGAACAGTGAGGCGTGGAAGGCATGGCTTCACTAGCATTGATGTAAATGTTGTAGTAGGTGATGCAGTGAGACGCGCCACAGGTGCACAAGTCAACCTTAGATACCCTGATAAGGTTGTGGCTGTGGAAATAATACAGGATTTGGCGCTTATCGCGTTCTACCCTGGATCGCGTGAATGGCGCAAAATGAAGCCTGGCAAGTATCCCTTATACAAGCTCTTCCGCCGATTCTCCATAGTGCAGATGCCATACCTTGGCCCTCTTGATGCTTGTAGGACTATGGGCGTAAGAGTTGGGAGAGAAGTCCAGAACTTCGAGGTAGGCGAACTAGTAGTAGCGCCGATAGGATTAGTCGATGCCCGGCAGCTCTATGAGTTTCTCGGAGGAGTATTTGAGGGTATAGAGTCACGCTACCAGATACAACGTAGAAGCTATGGTAGAGATGTCCGCCGTGTGCCCGTATACGTGCAGGACCTGTACCAGTTAGTCAGGAGCAGGCACGGCGAGCCCATAATAGTGTTTGAGCCCGAGGGCGACCCAATATCGAAACGTGCTAAAGACGTGCTGGAGATAGTGAAACGCGGTAGAAGGGTGACATTACTCTTCGGCTCACGTGAAGGGATACCAGAGGGTGTCTACAGGTTTGCAGACCTAGTCCTTGACATAGCACCGGGGATAACACTATCGACGGAGTATGCAGCTGCCGCAGCCCTCATAGCTATAGGAAGTGTTGTGCATGACGAGCTAGCAGCTGAGCAGGTGAACGGCGAGGATTCAGCTGCAGACAAGCAGCCTAAGGATGCAGCCTAGGCACTCCTCATGCTAAGAAAAGAGGTAGACCACCTTAGGCGGGCACGCTCTTTGCCTTTAGCAGTCTCGCTATCTGCTTAGCCAGAATAGGGTCTCTACGCCCGAGTTCTCTCACAAGACGGCGTAGATTCTGGGCTGGGTCCGGCCTTCTTGGCTGTCTTCGGCGCCTCCTAGGTATGGCTGGCTGCGGTGGTTCAACGTAGTCTCTTATGTCGTTGAAGAGTGCCTCCCTGGCATCATCCAGCTTTGCGGGCTCTAGAGTAGCAGCAGTAGCCTCCTCTAGTATCGCCTTAACTTCTTCTAGTGGTGCTTCGGTCTTTATTGCCTCCTCAAGTTCAGCCTTTACAGCCTTAATGAACTCTTCATCCTTGTTCTGGGAGGCCATGTAGAGGAAGGTGTTGGCCACAAGCCCGGATAGTATGCCAGCTATGCGCCTTGCCTCGCCTAGTCCAGAGTCCACTGGCTTCAGAGGTGTATAGAGTGCGTCAGCGGCGGCAACTAGTGCTCTAGCGCAGCTTGCAGGCTCAGTGTTTTCGCCTAGGCATGCTGCCTCTACATAGCTGATAGCCTTCTCGAAAATCGATGCCATTATGTTGCGCCAGGCCACGCCGCAGCGCCTCCATGCCAGCCTCTAGCCATGTAAGGGGTCTGGCACCGCGACTTAGACGATTCTGGAGTAGGGTTATATGGTTATACCACGGCATGCCAGTCACTATCTTACAGTATGGGCAAGCGTCGTTAGCAACTAATTAGCCCTATGGGTGTTTTGGAGGCCCTTGGGGAAGAGTGTCATGAAGCGCATACTCATACTCTCGGACATCCATGGCGCGGTTGCGAAGGCCAAGAAACTTGCAAACTTGAAGCGGGACTTGACTATAGTGGCTGGAGACATCTCCAGCTGTGGATCCATAGAGGAAGCTAGAGCTGTACTAGGAGAGCTTGCGCGACACTCGCCAGTAGTATGGATACCGGGTAACTGTGATAGCCCAGAGCTGCCCAGCATAGAGATTGAGGGCACACGATGTATCCACATGAGGCTGTATAATCACTATGGGTTAGCCTTAGCTGGTGTGGGGGGTTCGATACATACTCCTTTCGGCACGCCGTTCGAGTATAGCGAGGAAGAATTCCGAGCAATGCTCAGCAAACTAGAGGAAGTCATAACCGGAAACAGTAGTGACAGCTTGATACTAGTATCACATACGCCGCCCTATATGAGTGGGCTGGATCGGGTACGAGGAGGCGCCTACGTTGGTAGCCTGAGTCTCCGCGAGTTTGTGGCACGGGTAAAGCCGCGCCTGCTAGTCACTGGGCACATACATGAGGCGTGGGGTGTCGCAAGCGTTGAAGGAGTGCTTACCGTCAATCCCGGTCCGCTAGAAGCTGGGAGGTATGCAGTTGCCGACATAGAGCCGGACAAGGATATTGTGAGGATACGTCTCGCGAAACTACCTGAGACCGGGGACTAGGGTCGAATACTCGATGGGTGTGTGGAGAGGAGGCTCAGTAATCCCGGCCTGGTGCTGCTCCACACCACGGATTCGGCGAAGAGCGCTCACATCATAGCCTCCTTGCTCTACGTACGCTGAGTAATGGCTTGTGAGTAGCAGTATATTAATTCTGGGCTTCACAGCACGCCGTGCCCGGGGGTGTAGAGAAGAGTGTCGACCTCCGGGCTCAAGGGCATAAACGCTGTCGGCCACAGAGGCTGGGTAGAAGTCAAGTGTAGGATCTGTGCCAAGAAGCTAGATATAACGCTAGACATAGTGTATGCGTGTCAGCACTGTCGTGACCGCTACGACGCATACTTCTGCACGGCCGATGCGAGGAGGCTACACTACCGTTGCCCCTTCTGCGGCCGTGAACTCCAGCCCATAACTCCCTGGATAGCCCAGAAGCGCCGCTAACTAGCCTAAGCCCCGGCTTCACGCAATTTTAACGGCACCTTCATTCTACACATCTCTCTTTGTACGCACCACAATACAATAATGTCTCGGCTTGTAGTATATGCTTTAGCCTTAGTCTTGTAGCAGCTTACGAATATGATACGGAATAGCTGCGGTGAATAGTGCTATGAAAGTACCTCCTGCAGCTGAGCAACCAGAGATCGTGGAAGCGTGGCGAGACGTTAAAGAATACTGGTATGAAACTTTTAGAAGAGTTCTCCTAATCCGTGATGCGACTGGCTGTATAATTCTCTCATTCGACGTCTATAGTAAACTTGACAGGCTTCCTCAGGAGTACAAGATAGTGTCTAGACTTGACACCGGAGCTCCTGTTGAGATTATATATGCTGATGTTAGTAATTTAGTTGATGGAATTGATGATCTGAAGCCGGATAAGGTGGAAATCGCAATAATTCATTCACATGGCGAGGTAGGCGAGCGCTACGAGATTAGTGATGTAAGGATAGTATGCTGTAGTTGTCGCGACTTATCCTACGAGGAGGTTTACAACATCTACCGGGTTATCGTGGAGCGTATTGAGCAGCGTAGTCCGGAGAGCAACGCTCTAGAGCCGCCTAAACCAGTTGAAAGAGTCTACAGTACTAGGCTCGCAAACAGTAGGAGGCGAGGCTACTCCTAGGGAGGAGCCTCAAGCCCGGAGTATTATAAGGGGAGTATTGCCGTCTAACCATAGATAAGGGATGTGCGAGTTATGCCTATGCCATTCTCCACACTGGCTGAAACCTTCGAGAAGCTGGAGCGGGTCACATCGCGTACACAGATGCTCTTGTACCTGGTAGAACTCTTCAAGAAGACACCACCGGATGTGATAGACAAGGTTGTCTACTTCCTACAGGGTAAGCTCTGGCCCGACTGGAAAGGCCTGCCAGAGCTTGGTGTTGGCGAAAAGCTTCTCATAAAAGCAGCTGCTATAGCACTCCATGTCTCTGAACATCAGTTAGAACAGATGGCTAAAAGACTAGGTGACATAGGTCGTACTATAGAGATAATTAAGACTGAGAAAGAGAAGAAAGCTTCAGCCCCAGGACTACTAGCATTCATGAAGAAGCCGAGTACAAGTACAACAGGGCTTACCGTTGAGAAAGTCTACGATACATTGGCAAAGATAGCACTGGCGCAAGGAGAGGGAAGCCGAGACATAAAGCTAAAGTTGCTCGCGGGGCTGCTAGCTGAGGCTTCTCCCAAAGAGGCCAAATATATTGCACGTTTCGTTGAAGGACGTCTAAGGTTAGGAGTAGGAGATGCAACAATCATGGAGGCTCTTGCA
The window above is part of the Pyrodictium delaneyi genome. Proteins encoded here:
- a CDS encoding SPOUT family RNA methylase yields the protein MEGRLLASRECQLLLVKTILGMERVAASYIAEMDPDARIEPAPRGFRGLVLVEASKDKYELAREIEAKVPEVEKVVVAEACTEADPAKIAETAAALAPRFISSNETFAVRTVRRGRHGFTSIDVNVVVGDAVRRATGAQVNLRYPDKVVAVEIIQDLALIAFYPGSREWRKMKPGKYPLYKLFRRFSIVQMPYLGPLDACRTMGVRVGREVQNFEVGELVVAPIGLVDARQLYEFLGGVFEGIESRYQIQRRSYGRDVRRVPVYVQDLYQLVRSRHGEPIIVFEPEGDPISKRAKDVLEIVKRGRRVTLLFGSREGIPEGVYRFADLVLDIAPGITLSTEYAAAAALIAIGSVVHDELAAEQVNGEDSAADKQPKDAA
- a CDS encoding metallophosphoesterase encodes the protein MKRILILSDIHGAVAKAKKLANLKRDLTIVAGDISSCGSIEEARAVLGELARHSPVVWIPGNCDSPELPSIEIEGTRCIHMRLYNHYGLALAGVGGSIHTPFGTPFEYSEEEFRAMLSKLEEVITGNSSDSLILVSHTPPYMSGLDRVRGGAYVGSLSLREFVARVKPRLLVTGHIHEAWGVASVEGVLTVNPGPLEAGRYAVADIEPDKDIVRIRLAKLPETGD